Proteins from a single region of Coregonus clupeaformis isolate EN_2021a chromosome 19, ASM2061545v1, whole genome shotgun sequence:
- the sycp3 gene encoding synaptonemal complex protein 3, which translates to MASTGRKQSKKTKHAEDSTDIKSFDFALEDEKKGLSCSEDDIREDETPVVDKLAKKRSFEEDDLKVGVGNEVQTMLERFGADISKAMLAKRKRLETFTKSSLKGSNQKLEQLWNTQYAQRQKLTQEYSQQVSSVLQQWEIDAQKSEDQEEKLNNLFRQQQKLFQQARVVQSQKLKTIKELYEQFIKNMEEMEKSHETFLQGAQVELKKEMAVLQNKIMMDTQQQEMATVRKSLQSMLF; encoded by the exons ATGGCCTCCACTGGGAGAAAACAGTCAAAGAAAACGAAGCATGCAGAAGACTCAACTGACATAAAATCGTTTGATTTCGCACTTGAGGACGAAAAGAAAGGACTGAGTTGTTCAGAGGATGACATCCGAGaag ATGAAACTCCTGTCGTTGACAAGTTGGCCAAGAAAAGGTCATTTGAGGAGGATGATCTAAAAGTTGGAGTGGG GAACGAGGTACAAACCATGTTGGAGAGATTTGGAG CTGATATAAGCAAAGCCATGCTGGCCAAGAGGAAACGTTTGGAGACCTTCACCAAGAGCTCACTGAAGGGCAGCAATCAGAAACTGGAGCAGCTGTGGAATACCCAGTATGCACAAAG GCAGAAGCTGACTCAGGAGTACTCACAGCAGGTGTCATCTGTGCTGCAGCAATGGGAGATTGATGCACAGAAATCAGAGGATCAGGAGGAAAAATTGAAT AACCTGTTTCGCCAGCAACAAAAGCTGTTCCAGCAGGCTAGAGTGGTGCAAAGCCAGAAACTGAAAACCATCAAAGAGCTATACGAGCAGTTCATTAAG AAcatggaggagatggagaagagCCATGAGACCTTCCTGCAGGGGGCACAGGTGGAGCTGAAGAAGGAGATGGCAGTGTTGCAGAATAAAATTATGATGGACACT